A single genomic interval of Saccharospirillum mangrovi harbors:
- a CDS encoding TnsA endonuclease N-terminal domain-containing protein, whose amino-acid sequence MNRPARTIKKSAVKNIVRFPAIKSNNGQTILLESILESKYCLHLEFNPQVVSYSPQPKTFSLAVEGAPKSYTPDFEVNFESGERAFVEVKPLQYASSQHYQQLFSTFSTHLSMTSRSHFKLVSEIEIYNQPLLSNYEKLYQYRKRPELDIRNLHKCADKFQNSTTLEKLILHLNGIATVREIYSWLALGHLMFDIEHSLLNLQTEVSFNV is encoded by the coding sequence ATGAATCGGCCTGCACGAACGATAAAGAAGTCCGCGGTTAAGAACATTGTTCGCTTTCCAGCAATTAAGTCGAACAATGGTCAAACCATCCTCCTCGAGTCCATTCTGGAGTCGAAGTACTGTTTACACTTGGAATTTAACCCTCAAGTAGTCAGCTACTCCCCTCAACCAAAAACCTTTTCACTAGCCGTCGAAGGCGCGCCCAAATCATATACCCCAGACTTTGAAGTGAACTTTGAAAGTGGGGAACGAGCATTTGTAGAGGTTAAGCCGCTGCAATATGCGTCTTCACAGCACTATCAGCAGCTGTTCAGCACATTTAGTACCCATTTATCAATGACCAGCAGATCTCACTTCAAGCTAGTTTCAGAGATTGAGATATATAACCAGCCCCTACTCTCAAACTACGAAAAGCTGTACCAGTACCGAAAACGCCCTGAACTAGATATCCGAAATCTCCACAAGTGTGCCGATAAATTCCAAAACTCAACGACATTAGAAAAACTGATCTTACACCTCAATGGCATCGCGACAGTGCGAGAAATCTACTCATGGCTCGCTTTAGGTCATCTGATGTTTGACATTGAGCACTCGCTCTTAAACCTACAAACAGAGGTGTCATTTAATGTCTGA
- the parE gene encoding DNA topoisomerase IV subunit B, translated as MSQSSYSADAIEVLSGLDPVRKRPGMYTDTSRPNHLAQEVIDNSVDEAIGGYANSIEVVLYKDNSLSVADNGRGMPVDIHPEHGVPGIELILTRLHAGGKFSGKNYQFSGGLHGVGVSVVNALSSLLEVAVKRDGKIYRMGFADGEKAADLEEIGTCPKRETGTTVRFLPDPKYFDSGKFLVSRLRHVLRAKAVLCPGLSITFYNEEKDETDHWLYEDGLRDYLHSATAVYDPLPAEPFVGSFSSEEEAVDWAVQWLPEGGEGVQESYVNLIPTALGGTHVNGLRQGLLEALREFCEYRNLLPRGVKLSPEDVWDKCHYVLSYKLRDPQFSGQTKERLSSRQASAFIAGIVKDAFALWLNQHTDLADQIAELAINNATSRLKQAKKVARKKVTQGPALPGKLADCSGVETSRSELFLVEGDSAGGSAKQARDRTFQAIMPLRGKILNTWEVDSNELLASQEVHDIAVALGVDPDSNDLEGLRYGKVCILADADSDGLHIATLLCALFVKHFRALVDNGHVHVAMPPLYRIDIGKETFYALDDSERDGILDRIQMEKKKGKPQVTRFKGLGEMNPIQLRETTMDPNTRRLVQLHIDDAESTREIMDMMLAKKRSGDRKTWLESKGNLADVVS; from the coding sequence ATGAGTCAGAGCAGCTATTCGGCCGATGCCATCGAGGTACTCAGTGGCCTGGACCCGGTGCGCAAACGCCCGGGCATGTACACCGATACCAGCCGCCCCAACCACTTGGCGCAGGAAGTCATCGACAACTCGGTCGATGAAGCCATCGGCGGTTACGCCAACAGCATCGAAGTCGTGCTCTACAAAGACAATTCACTGTCGGTCGCCGATAACGGCCGCGGCATGCCGGTCGATATTCACCCGGAACATGGCGTGCCGGGTATCGAACTGATCCTGACCCGACTGCACGCTGGCGGTAAATTCTCCGGCAAGAATTATCAGTTCTCCGGCGGTCTGCACGGCGTAGGTGTGTCGGTGGTGAATGCGTTGTCGTCGTTGCTGGAAGTGGCGGTGAAACGCGACGGTAAGATTTATCGCATGGGCTTTGCCGATGGCGAAAAAGCCGCCGATCTGGAAGAAATCGGCACCTGCCCGAAACGCGAAACCGGCACCACAGTACGCTTCCTGCCCGACCCCAAATACTTCGACAGCGGCAAATTTCTGGTCAGCCGACTGCGCCACGTACTGCGCGCCAAAGCCGTACTCTGCCCCGGCCTGAGCATCACCTTTTATAACGAAGAAAAAGACGAAACCGACCACTGGCTGTACGAAGACGGCCTGCGCGATTACCTGCACTCAGCCACCGCTGTCTACGACCCGTTGCCGGCTGAACCGTTCGTCGGTTCATTTTCCAGCGAAGAAGAAGCCGTCGACTGGGCCGTGCAATGGCTGCCCGAAGGCGGTGAAGGCGTGCAGGAAAGTTACGTCAACCTGATTCCCACTGCGCTCGGCGGTACCCATGTGAATGGCCTGCGCCAGGGTTTGCTCGAAGCGCTGCGCGAGTTCTGCGAATACCGCAATCTGCTGCCGCGCGGCGTCAAACTGAGCCCGGAAGATGTCTGGGACAAATGCCATTACGTGCTGTCGTACAAGCTGCGCGACCCGCAGTTTTCCGGCCAGACCAAAGAGCGGCTGTCGTCGCGCCAGGCCTCGGCCTTTATTGCCGGCATTGTTAAAGACGCCTTCGCGCTGTGGCTGAACCAACATACGGATCTTGCTGATCAGATCGCCGAACTGGCGATCAACAACGCCACCAGCCGACTCAAACAAGCCAAGAAAGTCGCCCGTAAAAAAGTCACTCAAGGCCCGGCTTTGCCCGGCAAACTGGCCGACTGTTCCGGTGTCGAAACCAGCCGCTCTGAATTGTTCCTGGTGGAAGGTGACTCAGCCGGCGGCTCCGCCAAACAAGCGCGCGACCGTACCTTCCAGGCGATCATGCCGCTGCGCGGTAAAATCCTGAACACCTGGGAAGTCGACAGCAACGAACTGCTCGCCAGCCAGGAAGTGCACGACATCGCCGTGGCGCTCGGTGTCGATCCGGACAGCAACGATCTTGAAGGCCTGCGCTACGGCAAAGTTTGCATCCTTGCCGACGCCGACTCCGACGGCCTGCACATCGCCACCTTGTTGTGTGCCCTGTTCGTCAAGCATTTCCGCGCCCTGGTTGATAACGGCCACGTGCACGTCGCCATGCCGCCGCTGTACCGCATCGACATCGGCAAGGAAACCTTCTACGCGCTGGACGATTCCGAACGCGACGGCATTCTCGACCGCATTCAGATGGAAAAGAAAAAAGGCAAACCGCAGGTCACGCGCTTTAAAGGTCTGGGTGAAATGAACCCGATCCAATTGCGCGAAACCACCATGGACCCGAACACCCGCCGCCTGGTGCAACTGCACATCGACGACGCCGAAAGCACGCGCGAAATCATGGACATGATGCTGGCAAAAAAACGCTCTGGCGATCGCAAAACCTGGCTGGAATCCAAGGGTAATCTCGCCGACGTGGTGAGCTGA
- the cpdA gene encoding 3',5'-cyclic-AMP phosphodiesterase → MTHPILNLVQITDPHLHASQDGTLLGMNTQKGLDHILDRIQAEQDHIDLVLATGDIAQDGSVEAYRRFIQLMQPLNAPMRWTAGNHDKRDNMKTAQEGHESVGRPFYAFDNWVVVLLDSTVPGKVYGHLAEDQLALLDQQLTQHADKHALVTFHHHPCPMGSVWMDKIGINNPDALQAVLNRHNNVRCLLWGHVHQASDRIINDIRHLSTPSTCVQFTPESTDFAVDDIGPGYRWLQLMPDGQIETGLTRIEDVDFEIDYSIKGY, encoded by the coding sequence TTGACTCACCCCATTCTCAATCTGGTGCAGATCACCGACCCGCACTTGCACGCCAGCCAGGACGGCACTTTGCTGGGCATGAACACTCAAAAAGGTCTGGACCATATTCTGGACCGCATCCAGGCCGAACAGGATCACATTGATCTGGTACTGGCCACCGGCGACATCGCTCAAGATGGTTCCGTCGAAGCCTACCGCCGCTTTATTCAATTGATGCAACCGCTGAACGCGCCAATGCGCTGGACCGCCGGCAACCACGACAAGCGCGATAACATGAAAACCGCGCAGGAAGGCCACGAATCCGTCGGTCGCCCGTTTTACGCGTTCGACAACTGGGTCGTCGTTCTGCTCGACTCCACTGTCCCCGGCAAAGTCTACGGCCACCTCGCCGAAGACCAACTGGCGCTGCTCGACCAACAACTGACGCAACACGCCGACAAACACGCCCTGGTCACCTTCCATCATCATCCCTGCCCGATGGGCAGTGTCTGGATGGATAAGATCGGCATCAACAACCCCGACGCTTTGCAAGCGGTGCTGAACCGACACAACAACGTACGTTGTTTGCTGTGGGGCCACGTTCATCAAGCCAGTGATCGCATCATCAACGACATTCGTCATTTATCGACCCCGTCCACCTGCGTTCAGTTCACGCCCGAATCCACCGACTTCGCCGTAGACGACATCGGTCCTGGCTATCGCTGGTTGCAGTTGATGCCGGACGGCCAGATTGAAACCGGCCTGACGCGCATCGAAGATGTCGATTTCGAGATCGACTACAGCATTAAAGGTTATTGA
- a CDS encoding DUF1249 domain-containing protein — MPKRYVPDLPEQNALSEANFLRLEKLLGDLDQPQYRFHWYGNADTPVHMEVTIVERFKFTSTLTLTKTNPALPHPMQDVELTIRMYHDARMAEVVSWGNGRQLSGVYPYPNERMYQIDEKAQANLYLGEWLAHLLRHGVAEAAWSPS, encoded by the coding sequence ATGCCCAAACGCTATGTGCCCGACCTGCCGGAACAGAACGCGCTCAGTGAAGCGAATTTTCTGCGTCTGGAAAAGCTGCTCGGCGACCTGGACCAGCCGCAGTATCGGTTCCATTGGTACGGCAACGCCGATACCCCTGTGCACATGGAAGTCACCATCGTTGAACGCTTCAAATTCACATCGACGCTGACGCTGACCAAAACCAACCCGGCGCTGCCGCACCCGATGCAGGACGTAGAACTGACCATCCGCATGTACCACGACGCACGCATGGCCGAAGTGGTCAGTTGGGGCAACGGCCGGCAGTTATCGGGCGTCTACCCCTACCCCAACGAACGCATGTATCAGATCGACGAAAAGGCCCAGGCCAATCTCTATTTGGGTGAATGGCTGGCGCATTTGCTGCGACACGGTGTCGCCGAAGCGGCCTGGAGCCCATCCTGA